The sequence tacttgttttattattataattatttaatagatttttgtttaataaaaattctagaatcttatttttaaattaatttttatttttataaaaaatattttttattattatctttttttttttctttcttttttttttttcttggtttattttttttcttttcttttttttttttttttatttgattgaaatatttattttattgatgtgaatttatttatttattttttaattgattttggttcCATTGGAGAAGAGGAAGAACGAGTTCTAGTTAATAATTGTTCTTTAacttttgaaattggttttgTAATTGAATCAGTAGTAGCAGGTtctgaaatattattatcactatcattattattattattattattattatttaaaaggttTGAATTTGATGGTTGATATcttaattttggtttttcaGAAGTTACagtggtattattattattgttgttattattaatattattactatcaatTGATGGAATAATTTCTTCATTAATTATTGGTTTTGGtaattgttgtggtggtataGTTCTTATTGAATCCCATTGTTCTCTATTTGCGTTGTATTCATCACGAATTTTTAGTAATTCTTCATAGAATTCAAGAGTAGTTGGACGAAGTGTAGAATCTTTAACGAGTGTTCTTGcgattaaattttttaaagattctgGAGCATTCTCTGGTGTAGTTGGTCTAACATCCTTTTTGGCGGAAGAGATTAAGATTTGATAATCAAATTTCAAGTGTGGATATTCAGCATAGGGTAATAGATGAGTACCTTTGATACAACGATAAGTCATCTCCCATAGAATGATACCCATTGAATAGACATCACTCTTTGTTGTATACTTTTTACCGAAATAAACCTCTGGTGCGACATAGGCATAGGTGCCTCTAAGTTTACCAAGGGTCTCTAAATTGGAACCAGTATCGAAACGACTAAGACCAAAATCACAAATTTTGACGGTCCAATTTTCGGTGaccaataaatttaaactCTTTAAATCTCTATGTAAAACTTGTGGGGTCCAATTGTGAAGGGAATCCAATGAATTGATTGCTTGTGTACCCAGATTGAAAAAGTTATCCCAAGTGAATTGAGTTGTATCATCCTTTAGAATATGATAAAGACTACCACGTGAACAATACTCCATAACGATACAAAGCTTATCCTTTATACCTGCACCATGAAAATATACAACACCTGGTGCTCTCAATGCACTAACAATTTGAAATTCCTTTTTAAACTCTGCAATATCCTTTTTATCGGTGAATGATTTCAATACCTTGATTGCTACTTCTTGTCCATTAAATGTACCTTTATATACTTTACCAGATGCACCAGTACCTAATAATACATTATAAGTTAATGTCTTTTCGTCAATAACCCAACTATCTGAATCTAAATTTATATGTTTTAATACTGATAAATCTGATACATCTAAATTTGGTCCCTCTGGTGTTACAGTTGTTGTTTTAGTTGGTGTTatagttgttgtttgttgttgttgttgtggtggtgtaGTTGATTCAGTAGTTGTTTTATCTTCTGTTGTTGCAGTTGTTGTtagtgttgttgttgttgctgctattgctgttgtagttgttgtagttgtatttGAACCAATTGCTACAGGTGAAGGAGCAGCAGGTGCTGAAGAAGAAGCAGGTATAGGATTTGGTGAtagtatattattttttttatcttcattattatcattatttacattgtgtatattttttaaactatttaaattacctGTACTCTTACTTtctacattattattatttaaagtattgttttgattttgtgCTTTAAATCCGCCACTATTCCTATTTCCTGAACCTAaactatcattatttatattacatTGCTCTtggctattattattattattgttattattattattattattattatcattttcaacatGAATTAAACTATTTGATCTtaatgaagaatttgaaCTTAATGATAAAGgatcttttatttttctaacTGCTCTTAAAAGTTTAGTTCTTTGACCAGATAcagaaatatttaaaagatcCAATGTTCCCTCATTGATATCGGTTATAACATCCATATAGATTTCattctttataaattttgGTATCAATGTTTCCAATTGTAATTCATTTAACCAATCACTAATCTCTATTACTTTTTCAACTTTACTTATAATTTGAGGATTACCTAATTCTTTTGCCAACTCTAATGGTGTTCTACTTGGTTTACCACCTTCTATCATAACATTTGCACCATTTTGTAAGAAAAATCTAACAAATTCAACTTTACCAACTTTTATTGCATAATGTAATGGTGTATCTCTAGTTTTTGTTTGActaaatatcaaaaaaaaaaaaaaaaataaataaataaataaaaaataaaaaattaaattaatataaaattatttttttctttttttaaactataataataataataataataataataataataataataataataataataataataataataataataataataataataataataataataataataataataataataataataataataataataataataataataataataaaatacatACTGATTAATAATTGCACCTTTTTGTAAAAGTTGTTCAACAATTGTAGTTTTTTGAACTACAGTAGCTAAACAAGCTTTATGTAATGCAGTTTCacctaaattattttcatcatttataCCACAACCAcgttcaattaatttattgataatatcTTCACAATTTAAAGAGACATTTTTCTGTACAAATAAGTGTAATGGTGTATTACCATGTTGATCTCTAATTGAAACTCTTGCATCGGATCCCTTTAATAACATTGTAATCAATggtatattatttgatgctGCTGCAATATGAATTGCTGGTGTACCTTCGTTATCACAAATTGTATAATCTAATTTTGCTttattcatcatcaattcAATTGCTTGTGtatcattatctttaattgCTTTAATAAATGGACTTttctataaaaataaaaataaaaataaaaatataaataaaattataataaaaatataatatatagttagaaattaaaccattattattattaattattaaattttaaaaacaaataaaaaaaaaaaaacaacatacttctggtggtggtaatgttttatctttatcgaatctaatttttaatttaatttcaccagATACTTTATCGTTAGGTTTCATTGGTTGAAGAGTATACCATTTAGTTGTATCTACTATATATTCTTGAATTTGTGAAACTGGTATATTTGTTAACCCCATTCTATCATCACTACTAAATCTATCCCAATCATAAACTTCCACTGTAATCGCTAGTAAATTTACATCAATATcgctatttttatatttatatttataaattatttaattagtaTGGTTTATAggaatatatatttatatatatatatctatactaataatactaatagtTATCTTACAATTCGAAACAATTATCAGATTCCCATTTTGGAAATAATGTATGTTTAATTGCTTtggtttttttctttttatcacCAACTATTACAACACCATATGGGTCACTCattcctattttttttatttaaaaaaaaaaaaaaaaaaaaaaaaaatataaattagcTTTAATATCTAGAgagagaattaaaaaaaaaaaattataaaaatattcttACCATTGCTATCCATAGGAACTAGATTTCTACCTTCCAATACtgtataataaaattttataattttatttttttaaaaacaatacaTTTGTTAGAATTTTAAAGGAGGAGGGGGTAATGTATACATTAGTGAGTGTGGTGGGGGTATTGAGattgttaataatataaaaaaaaaaaaaaataaaaaaaataaaaaaatatatacacaaataataattagataaaaaacaaataaaagggatattaaaaaaaaattaaaaaaaataaaattaattaattcttacCCTCTATACGAACTGACCCAATTTTTCGTGCCatagtttaattttaaagttgtaattatttgtaaaaaaaataaaaaaaa comes from Dictyostelium discoideum AX4 chromosome 2 chromosome, whole genome shotgun sequence and encodes:
- a CDS encoding ARK family protein kinase, whose product is MARKIGSVRIEVLEGRNLVPMDSNGMSDPYGVVIVGDKKKKTKAIKHTLFPKWESDNCFEFDIDVNLLAITVEVYDWDRFSSDDRMGLTNIPVSQIQEYIVDTTKWYTLQPMKPNDKVSGEIKLKIRFDKDKTLPPPEKSPFIKAIKDNDTQAIELMMNKAKLDYTICDNEGTPAIHIAAASNNIPLITMLLKGSDARVSIRDQHGNTPLHLFVQKNVSLNCEDIINKLIERGCGINDENNLGETALHKACLATVVQKTTIVEQLLQKGAIINHQTKTRDTPLHYAIKVGKVEFVRFFLQNGANVMIEGGKPSRTPLELAKELGNPQIISKVEKVIEISDWLNELQLETLIPKFIKNEIYMDVITDINEGTLDLLNISVSGQRTKLLRAVRKIKDPLSLSSNSSLRSNSLIHVENDNNNNNNNNNNNNNSQEQCNINNDSLGSGNRNSGGFKAQNQNNTLNNNNVESKSTGNLNSLKNIHNVNNDNNEDKKNNILSPNPIPASSSAPAAPSPVAIGSNTTTTTTTAIAATTTTLTTTATTEDKTTTESTTPPQQQQQTTTITPTKTTTVTPEGPNLDVSDLSVLKHINLDSDSWVIDEKTLTYNVLLGTGASGKVYKGTFNGQEVAIKVLKSFTDKKDIAEFKKEFQIVSALRAPGVVYFHGAGIKDKLCIVMEYCSRGSLYHILKDDTTQFTWDNFFNLGTQAINSLDSLHNWTPQVLHRDLKSLNLLVTENWTVKICDFGLSRFDTGSNLETLGKLRGTYAYVAPEVYFGKKYTTKSDVYSMGIILWEMTYRCIKGTHLLPYAEYPHLKFDYQILISSAKKDVRPTTPENAPESLKNLIARTLVKDSTLRPTTLEFYEELLKIRDEYNANREQWDSIRTIPPQQLPKPIINEEIIPSIDSNNINNNNNNNNTTVTSEKPKLRYQPSNSNLLNNNNNNNNNDSDNNISEPATTDSITKPISKVKEQLLTRTRSSSSPMEPKSIKK